The following coding sequences are from one Salvia hispanica cultivar TCC Black 2014 chromosome 3, UniMelb_Shisp_WGS_1.0, whole genome shotgun sequence window:
- the LOC125214356 gene encoding transmembrane 9 superfamily member 3, whose protein sequence is MARGGGWHVVVLLLFCSAFPAVWSDGSDHKYKVGDPVPLYANKVGPFHNPSETYRYFDLPFCSTGELKDKSEALGEVLNGDRLVSAPYKLDFLVDRESEVICKKKLSKKDVAEFRRAVAKDYYFQMYYDDLPIWGFLGKVDKEGKGDPSEYKYYLFKHLHFEIFYNKDRVIEINARTDPSALVDLTEDKEVDVEFMYSAKWKETHVPFEKRMEKYSKSSSLPRHLEIHWFSIINSCVTVLLLTGFLATILMRVLKNDFVKYAHDEEAADDQEETGWKYIHGDVFRFPKYKSLFAACLGSGTQLFTLATFIFLLALVGVFYPYNRGALFTALVVIYALTSGIAGYTAASFYCQLEGTNWVRNLLLTGALFCGPLFLTFCFLNTVAIAYHATAALPFGTIVVIFLIWALVTSPLLVLGGIAGKNSKAEFQAPVRTTKYPREIPPLPWYRATLPQMAMAGFLPFSAIYIELYYIFASVWGHRIYTIYSILFIVFIILLIVTAFITVALTYFQLAAEDHEWWWRSFLCGGSTGLFIYGYCLYYYYARSDMSGFMQTSFFFGYMACICYAFFLMLGAVGFRASLFFVRHIYRSIKCE, encoded by the exons ATGGCGAGGGGAGGAGGGTGGCACGTCGTCGTTTTGCTATTGTTCTGCTCTGCGTTCCCCGCCGTTTGGTCGGATGGCTCCGATCACAAGTACAAAGTCGGAGATCCGGTGCCGCTGTATGCCAACAAAGTGGGGCCATTTCATAATCCGAG TGAAACATACCGCTACTTTGATCTCCCGTTCTGCTCTACAG GTGAATTGAAAGATAAAAGTGAAGCTCTCGGTGAAGTTTTAAATGGAGATCGTTTGGTCAGTGCTCCGTACAAGCTTGACTTTTTGGTCGACAGAGAGTCTGAAGTCATTTGTAAGAAGAAACTTTCAAAGAAAGATGTTGCTGAGTTTCGAAGAGCCGTGGCAAAGGactattattttcaaatgtacTATGATGACTTGCCCATTTGGGGTTTCCTGGGAAAGGTTGACAAGGAAGGAAAAGGCGATCCTAGCGAGTACAAATATTACCTGTTTAAGCATCTCCactttgaaatattttataacaaGGATCGCGTGATTGAGATCAACGCACGCACCGACCCTAGTGCACTTGTGGATCTTACTGAAGACAAAGAAGTGGATGTTGAATTCATGTACTCAGCCAAATGGAAGGAAACTCACGTGCCTTTTGAGAAGAGGATGGAAAAGTACTCTAAATCTTCTTCACTTCCTCGCCACTTAGAGATCCACTGGTTTTCAATTATCAATTCTTGTGTGACTGTTCTCCTTCTAACTGGATTCCTTGCTACTATCTTGATGCGAGTGCTCAAGAATGATTTTGTTAA ATATGCCCATGATGAGGAGGCAGCAGACGACCAAGAAGAAACTGGTTGGAAATACATCCATGGTGATGTTTTTAGGTTCCCAAAATACAAGTCATTGTTTGCTGCTTGTCTTGGAAGTGGCACACAGCTATTTACCCT GGCCACCTTTATATTCTTACTTGCTCTTGTTGGTGTATTTTATCCCTACAACCGAGGAGCTCTTTTCACTGCACTTGTGGTCATATATGCCCTTACATCTGGTATTGCAGGCTATACAGCAGCTTCCTTTTATTGCCAGCTAGAAGGAACAAATTGG GTAAGGAATTTGTTATTGACTGGAGCTCTTTTCTGCGGGCCGTTGTTTCTCACATTTTGCTTCCTCAACACGGTGGCCATTGCTTACCATGCTACTGCAGCTCTTCCTTTTGGCACCATCGTGGTGATATTTCTGATATGGGCTCTTGTGACATCACCTTTATTAGTTTTGGGAGGGATTGCAGGAAAGAATAGCAAGGCAGAGTTCCAAGCTCCAGTCCGTACAACAAAATATCCTAGAGAAATTCCACCTTTGCCTTGGTACCGTGCAACATTGCCACAAATGGCTATGGCTGGATTTTTGCCTTTCAGTGCCATCTATATTGAACTTTACTACATATTCGCTAGTGTCTGGGGCCACAGGATCTACACCATTTACAGTATTCTGTTCATAGTCTTCATTATCCTCCTGATTGTCACTGCATTTATCACAGTTGCCTTGACATATTTCCAACTTGCGGCTGAAGATCATGAATGGTGGTGGAG GTCCTTCCTATGTGGTGGATCTACCGGCTTGTTTATTTATGGCTACTGCCTGTATTACTATTATGCACGGTCGGATATGTCGGGCTTCATGCAGACCTCATTTTTCTTCGGGTACATGGCCTGCATATGCTATGCTTTCTTCCTAATGCTTGGAGCAGTCGGTTTCCGTGCTTCTTTGTTCTTTGTGCGCCACATATATCGCTCAATTAAGTGTGAATGA
- the LOC125211929 gene encoding uncharacterized protein LOC125211929 has translation MSDDAAPKQPNGVVIDPNDHDLHDLTLLTLLNRFIAAIFSPSPNPSAPLPQRLKTALSDNIPLLRDASNNTAALLLQWTRRGTPLRALFLVSVGTIVFLALSGLLVFTLFFVAATVNAVVISLVMSLAAAGGFLALFFACVAAIYIGALSVAIFVISTATISCIIAVLIAAGWIGFFWTLWIAAQKSIGLAKHSVFITGSALSACSSTWHERREQTSKKSN, from the exons ATGTCCGACGATGCTGCTCCCAAACAGCCCAACGGAGTGGTCATCGACCCCAACGACCACGATTTACATGACCTCACGCTTCTCACCCTTCTCAACCGCTTCATCGCTGCCATTTTCTCCCCTTCCCCTAATCCCTCCGCTCCTCTTCCGCAGAGGCTCAAGACCGCCCTCTCCGATAATATCCCCCTTCTCCGCGATGCTTCCAACAACACTGCTGCCCTACTTCTCCAATGGACCCGCCGCGGCACCCCTCTCCGCGCCTTGTTCCTTGTTTCC GTAGGGACAATTGTTTTCCTCGCATTGTCTGGACTATTAGTCTTCACGCTTTTCTTTGTTGCAGCAACCGTCAATGCTGTAGTCATTTCTCTTGTGATGTCTTTAGCAGCAGCAGGAGGATTTTTGGCTCTGTTCTTTGCCTGTGTTGCAGCCATTTATATTGGGGCATTATCCGTAGCCATATTTGTCATCTCTACAGCAACAATTTCTTGTATCATTGCTGTTCTTATTGCTGCAG GTTGGATTGGTTTCTTTTGGACGTTGTGGATTGCAGCGCAGAAAAGCATAGGTTTGGCCAAACATTCGGTTTTCATCACAGGATCGGCATTATCAGCCTGCTCGTCCACTTGGCACGAAAGACGCGAGCAGACCTCAAAGAAATCGAACTGA
- the LOC125211885 gene encoding cold shock domain-containing protein 3-like, translating to MAEEKAMRSKGMVTKFNDQKGYGFIQPEDGGDDLFVHQTAIKSEGYRSLREGQEVEFTVILDGDKAKAADVTAPGGGPVDTAPRRGNNSNSRGGYGDRRNDGNGYGYRSGECFNCGEFGHMARDCGGGGSGGGCYNCGGFGHMARECPSGNRGGGSGGACFSCGEPGHMARDCMHSGGGGRSGGGGGCFNCGESGHFARECKSTS from the coding sequence ATGGCGGAGGAAAAGGCTATGCGATCCAAGGGCATGGTCACCAAATTCAACGATCAGAAGGGCTACGGATTCATCCAGCCCGAGGATGGAGGCGATGATCTGTTCGTCCATCAAACCGCCATAAAATCTGAGGGCTACCGCTCCCTCCGCGAGGGCCAGGAGGTCGAGTTCACCGTCATTCTAGACGGCGATAAGGCCAAGGCTGCTGACGTCACCGCTCCCGGCGGCGGCCCCGTCGACACCGCTCCTCGCAGGGGTAATAACAGCAACAGCCGCGGCGGATACGGCGATCGGAGAAATGACGGCAACGGATATGGTTATCGCAGCGGCGAGTGCTTCAATTGTGGTGAATTTGGGCATATGGCCAGGGATTGCGGAGGTGGTGGAAGTGGTGGAGGATGTTATAACTGTGGAGGATTTGGGCATATGGCTAGGGAATGTCCTAGTGGAAATCGCGGTGGGGGTTCCGGCGGGGCTTGTTTCTCCTGTGGGGAGCCAGGTCACATGGCGAGGGATTGTATGCACAGCGGCGGAGGAGGACGCAGTGGAGGCGGAGGAGGCTGTTTCAACTGCGGTGAATCTGGACACTTCGCCAGGGAATGCAAAAGCACCTCGTGA
- the LOC125215995 gene encoding thiosulfate sulfurtransferase 18-like isoform X1 translates to MDIIKKSVGTEVITVDIQATKDLLTLGHRYLDVRTEEEFKKGHLENALNIPYMFSTPGGRVKNPKFLEQVMAILGKEDNLVVGCQSGVRSVYATTDLLDAEFKHVLNMGGGYIAWVGNGFAVKKSDDVKI, encoded by the exons ATGGATATCATCAAGAAAAG cGTTGGAACTGAAGTTATCACTGTGGATATTCAGGCAACCAAAGATTTGCTCACTCTTGGCCACCGCTATCTCGATGTTAg gaCTGAAGAAGAATTCAAGAAAGGTCATCTGGAGAATGCTTTGAACATTCCATATATGTTTTCTACTCCAGGAG GCAGGGTAAAAAATCCCAAGTTCCTGGAACAGGTTATGGCAATTTTGGGAAAGGAAGACAATCTTGTTGTG GGTTGCCAAAGTGGGGTTAGGTCTGTGTATGCAACTACAGATCTTCTTGATGCA GAATTCAAGCATGTGCTCAACATGGGTGGGGGATACATTGCCTGGGTCGGAAATGGATTTGCAGTTAAGAAGTCAGATGATGTGAAAATATGA